GATCGCCATGCGGTAGAGCGGACTGGCGTAGCTTTCGGCAAAGCTCGCCATTTCGCGTTCCATCGCGGCGATGGCTTGTGCCGAGGCGCCGTCCGCGCGCATGGCGTCTTCCTGAATGGCAGTGTATTGCGCCATGAAGGTGTAGTCGGTCATGTACATGTAGACCTCCCAGCCCACGACGTAGAACACCGACGCGACCATCGCGATGCCGAGGCCGAGGCGAAGGGCTGGCCAGAACCGGATGACACCGCCGAGTTCGTTGTCGCGGTAGCGTTTGGCCCCCACGAACACGAAAGAGAGCGCAGCGAACATCGTGGTGAAGCCCAGCAGCGCGCCGTAGG
This is a stretch of genomic DNA from Aurantiacibacter arachoides. It encodes these proteins:
- a CDS encoding DUF4199 domain-containing protein; translation: MTRTILTYGTIAGLVLVALFYTTFLLTAHAGPYGALLGFTTMFAALSFVFVGAKRYRDNELGGVIRFWPALRLGLGIAMVASVFYVVGWEVYMYMTDYTFMAQYTAIQEDAMRADGASAQAIAAMEREMASFAESYASPLYRMAITLMEISPVVIIVSLVSAALLRNPRFMPAVSARYTRSG